In the genome of Vicia villosa cultivar HV-30 ecotype Madison, WI linkage group LG7, Vvil1.0, whole genome shotgun sequence, one region contains:
- the LOC131619879 gene encoding uncharacterized protein LOC131619879: protein MGSRCEDHWQWDFHVTAIILLDNPELMQEAMELMEILGGICPTVGAVDSIKWWPSTEGCFTVKSCCSLMRVRHLEEEVEANKLAAIKWVWEAAVPSKIKVFGWRFFLNRLPSKDQLVRRNILHREEDKMCVMCSGEYEDLVHLSFLCPFAKNVWIMIGLWLDIMLDVSVAGHLHLAHFLQVLKGRIKRKKLCLIWLTTVWVIWNSRNNIIFNNSPLVLDDVITSIKSVSWIWLSVGSSKSPFISFYSWYQAPLEALKYV from the coding sequence ATGGGCTCTAGGTGTGAAGATCATTGGCAGTGGGACTTTCACGTTACTGCTATCATCCTGCTGGACAACCCAGAACTAATGCAGGAGGCCATGGAATTGATGGAGATTCTGGGCGGAATCTGTCCAACGGTAGGGGCGGTGGACTCAATAAAGTGGTGGCCTAGCACGGAAGGTTGTTTCACAGTCAAAAGCTGTTGTTCATTGATGAGGGTCCGTCATTTAGAAGAAGAGGTCGAAGCGAACAAGCTGGCAGCAATAAAATGGGTGTGGGAAGCTGCAGTTCCGTCCAAAATAAAGGTGTTCGGCTGGAGGTTTTTCTTAAACAGATTACCATCAAAGGATCAACTCGTGAGGAGGAATATTCTACATAGGGAGGAAGATAAAATGTGTGTTATGTGCTCAGGAGAATATGAGGATTTGGTTCACTTAAGTTTCTTGTGTCCTTTTGCTAAGAATGTGTGGATTATGATAGGATTATGGCTAGACATTATGCTAGATGTTTCTGTGGCTGGTCACCTTCATTTAGCAcattttttgcaggttttgaagggTAGAATAAAAAGGAAGAAGTTATGCTTGATTTGGCTTACAACGGTCTGGGTCATTTGGAATTCAAGAAACAACATCATCTTCAACAACTCTCCATTAGTTTTAGATGATGTTATCACGAGCATCAAGTCGGTTTCTTGGATTTGGCTTTCAGTTGGTTCGTCAAAGAGCCCTTTTATCTCTTTTTACTCTTGGTATCAAGCTCCTTTGGAGGCTTTAAAATATGTGTAA